One region of Streptomyces sp. NBC_00442 genomic DNA includes:
- a CDS encoding N-acetylmuramoyl-L-alanine amidase, producing MTSKQRITRVLATATAGVLGLALAPASPASAAGAAAECPRVLRCDWVPAAYRQTGDPADKETYGNYDLSDRPHTNKIKYIVLHDTEETFDTTLKIFQDPTRAASAHYVVRSSDGHVTQMVKDKDVAWQAGNWYLNSDSIGIEQEGYATEGGTWFTPAMYRSTAALVRYLAAKYDIPLDRQHILGHDNVPPTTAGGTAAMHWDPGPYWDWNHFMSLLGAPTEPTGRPGGQLVTVNPVFKDNLQAFRDCEKNTDLPAQPSSAVPLYTQPSTSAPLFADPGLHPPGQAGTNCASDWGSKVSATQQAVVAERKPGWTAIWWYGQEAWFPTPAHTRVTTPTAGYVVRPKPGLTDVPVYGTAYPAATDYPADFTAPRVSAPLGYTIKAGQSYPGGGQAPAGYYYAPTIDSSYPYDHTYFPGSTRYVTVQIGHRVAFVRASDVDIVRTR from the coding sequence ATGACGTCCAAGCAGAGGATCACCCGCGTGCTCGCGACGGCGACGGCCGGCGTCCTGGGCCTCGCCCTGGCGCCCGCGTCGCCCGCGAGCGCGGCCGGAGCCGCCGCCGAATGCCCCCGCGTCCTGAGATGCGACTGGGTCCCGGCTGCCTACCGGCAGACCGGCGACCCGGCCGACAAGGAGACGTACGGCAACTACGACCTGTCCGACCGGCCCCACACCAACAAGATCAAGTACATCGTCCTGCACGACACCGAGGAAACCTTCGACACCACCCTGAAGATCTTCCAGGACCCCACGCGCGCGGCCTCCGCCCACTACGTCGTGCGGTCGAGCGACGGCCACGTCACTCAGATGGTGAAGGACAAGGACGTCGCCTGGCAGGCCGGCAACTGGTACCTCAACTCCGACTCCATCGGCATCGAGCAGGAGGGCTACGCAACCGAGGGCGGCACCTGGTTCACCCCCGCCATGTACCGCTCGACGGCGGCGCTCGTGCGCTACCTCGCCGCCAAGTACGACATCCCGCTCGACCGCCAGCACATCCTGGGCCACGACAACGTGCCGCCGACCACGGCGGGCGGCACCGCGGCGATGCACTGGGACCCGGGGCCGTACTGGGACTGGAACCACTTCATGTCCCTGCTCGGCGCGCCCACCGAACCCACCGGCCGTCCCGGCGGCCAACTGGTCACCGTCAACCCGGTGTTCAAGGACAACCTCCAGGCCTTCCGGGACTGCGAGAAGAACACCGACCTGCCCGCCCAGCCCAGCAGTGCCGTCCCGCTGTACACACAGCCCTCCACCTCCGCACCGCTGTTCGCCGACCCGGGGCTCCACCCGCCCGGCCAGGCCGGCACCAACTGCGCGAGCGACTGGGGCAGCAAGGTCAGTGCCACCCAGCAGGCCGTCGTGGCCGAGCGCAAGCCCGGCTGGACGGCGATCTGGTGGTACGGCCAGGAGGCGTGGTTCCCGACCCCGGCCCACACCCGGGTCACCACCCCCACCGCCGGATACGTCGTCCGCCCCAAGCCGGGCCTGACCGACGTGCCCGTCTACGGAACCGCCTACCCCGCGGCCACCGACTATCCGGCGGACTTCACGGCCCCGCGGGTCAGTGCCCCGCTCGGCTACACGATCAAGGCCGGCCAGTCCTACCCCGGCGGCGGCCAGGCGCCCGCGGGCTACTACTACGCCCCGACGATCGACTCCTCGTACCCCTACGACCACACGTACTTCCCCGGCAGCACCCGCTATGTGACGGTACAGATCGGGCACCGGGTCGCCTTCGTGCGGGCCTCCGACGTCGACATCGTCCGCACGCGCTGA
- a CDS encoding aminoglycoside phosphotransferase family protein, producing the protein MYTASSSVSAPPRPYRPLGAGGGPYLDPTHAAPSPYGAGRMPRRTGTGTQPLSGRIDLSGPQGSQLRIAIASVQRICPEFNAVQVLRHSGRSVLIVGTTGRTTAVAKCLLDHSPGWSERFRHEIAAYRAFVRHRPPVRVPRLIAADPDNCTLVIERMPGRAAALTRHPVQAPPRADVRAALGAIRHLNDWRPPAEMFGRPLDYGSRITRYHELGLFTDRDLSDLQKLVHGLALAGRVDWQFSHGDALLSNILLSPTGPVLVDWEHAGWYLPGYDLATLWAILGDAPMERRRISQAAQAAGPASRDAFLVNLMLVLTREIRTYETAVQRTMREAPPASAAQNPPPGVLCAGEQQRLLLRRLHDDCAMARRAVRAAVGTR; encoded by the coding sequence ATGTACACAGCATCGTCCTCCGTGTCCGCGCCGCCCCGGCCCTACCGACCTCTGGGAGCGGGTGGCGGACCGTACCTGGATCCGACGCACGCCGCGCCGTCGCCCTACGGCGCCGGCCGGATGCCGCGCCGTACGGGAACCGGAACCCAGCCGCTCAGCGGGAGAATCGACCTGTCCGGCCCGCAGGGGTCGCAGCTGCGCATCGCGATCGCCTCGGTGCAGCGCATCTGTCCCGAGTTCAACGCCGTGCAGGTGCTGCGGCACAGCGGACGTTCCGTGCTGATCGTCGGCACGACAGGACGCACCACGGCCGTCGCCAAGTGTTTACTGGACCACTCCCCCGGGTGGTCCGAGCGGTTCCGGCACGAAATAGCTGCCTACCGCGCGTTCGTCCGGCACCGTCCGCCGGTGCGGGTGCCGCGGCTGATCGCCGCCGACCCGGACAACTGCACCCTGGTGATCGAGCGGATGCCGGGCCGCGCCGCGGCCCTGACGCGCCACCCCGTCCAGGCCCCGCCGCGCGCCGATGTCAGGGCGGCCCTCGGCGCGATCCGTCACCTCAACGACTGGCGTCCGCCCGCCGAGATGTTCGGCCGTCCCCTGGACTACGGGTCGCGGATCACCCGCTACCACGAGCTGGGCCTCTTCACCGACCGGGACCTGAGCGACCTGCAGAAGCTGGTGCACGGTCTGGCCCTCGCGGGCCGGGTCGACTGGCAGTTCTCGCACGGGGACGCGCTCCTGTCCAACATCCTCCTCTCGCCGACCGGACCGGTCCTCGTCGACTGGGAGCACGCGGGCTGGTACCTGCCCGGGTACGACCTGGCGACGCTGTGGGCGATCCTCGGCGACGCCCCGATGGAGCGGCGGCGGATCAGCCAGGCGGCGCAGGCCGCGGGACCCGCGTCGAGGGACGCCTTCCTGGTGAACCTGATGCTCGTGCTGACCCGGGAGATCCGGACGTACGAGACGGCGGTGCAGCGCACCATGCGGGAGGCCCCGCCGGCGAGCGCGGCACAGAACCCCCCGCCGGGTGTGCTCTGCGCGGGGGAGCAGCAGCGGCTGCTGTTGCGCAGGCTGCACGACGACTGCGCGATGGCGCGGCGGGCGGTGCGGGCGGCGGTCGGCACGCGCTGA